A genome region from Candidatus Methanomethylophilaceae archaeon includes the following:
- a CDS encoding homocysteine biosynthesis protein produces MSKTYEGINDKIKAKKATVCTAEEVIDLVREKGAEKAAEEVDVITTGTFGAMCSSGAFLNFGHATPPIRMTNILLNDVPAYGGLAAVDTYIGAAQMTENPAGGYGGGHVIEDLIARKRVHLRAWGPGTDCYVRKSIEADISLDDINEAYLFNPRNSYQNYGVATNTSSRTIYTYMGKLLPRMKNITYSSAGQLSPLLNDPHCDVTGIGTKIFLAGGEGYVAWQGTQFNTANEEVNGVPVGGARTLALIGDMKGMDPNYVRGLDITGYGTSIALGIGIPLPVLNADVMRRAAISDEEIFSDMVDYSLPTGRKPIARYSYAQLRSGRVEYEGKSIRTSSMSSYAGAKKVAEELKGWIESGEFTLTKPSMPLPRTGRLKHLVAKE; encoded by the coding sequence GTGTCAAAGACGTATGAGGGGATCAACGACAAGATCAAAGCCAAAAAAGCTACGGTATGCACCGCAGAGGAAGTCATCGATTTGGTCCGGGAGAAAGGCGCGGAGAAGGCCGCGGAGGAAGTAGACGTCATCACGACCGGAACCTTCGGAGCTATGTGTTCATCCGGGGCGTTCCTCAATTTCGGACATGCCACGCCCCCGATCAGGATGACCAACATCCTTCTGAACGACGTTCCGGCCTATGGCGGGCTCGCGGCGGTGGACACCTACATCGGCGCCGCCCAGATGACCGAGAATCCGGCCGGAGGCTATGGCGGAGGCCATGTGATCGAAGACCTCATCGCCAGGAAAAGGGTGCATCTCCGCGCATGGGGCCCAGGCACCGATTGCTACGTAAGGAAAAGCATCGAGGCCGACATCTCACTGGACGACATCAACGAAGCCTACCTGTTCAACCCTCGCAACTCCTATCAGAATTATGGCGTCGCCACCAATACGTCTTCCAGGACGATCTACACTTACATGGGAAAGCTGCTCCCGAGGATGAAGAACATCACCTACAGCTCTGCGGGACAGCTGTCCCCGCTTCTCAACGACCCGCATTGCGATGTCACCGGCATCGGGACTAAGATATTCCTGGCGGGCGGGGAAGGCTATGTCGCTTGGCAGGGCACCCAGTTCAACACCGCCAACGAAGAGGTCAACGGGGTTCCGGTCGGCGGAGCCCGTACGCTGGCCCTGATCGGCGACATGAAAGGGATGGATCCCAACTACGTCCGCGGCCTTGATATCACCGGGTACGGGACGTCCATCGCTTTGGGCATCGGGATTCCGCTTCCTGTGCTGAACGCCGACGTCATGAGGCGCGCCGCCATCTCGGACGAGGAGATATTCTCCGACATGGTAGATTACAGCCTGCCTACCGGCCGCAAACCCATAGCCAGATACAGCTACGCCCAGCTGAGATCCGGGAGGGTGGAATACGAGGGCAAATCCATAAGGACTTCGTCCATGTCTTCATATGCCGGCGCCAAGAAAGTCGCCGAAGAGCTCAAAGGATGGATCGAGAGCGGCGAATTCACGCTCACCAAGCCATCGATGCCGCTGCCCAGAACAGGCAGGCTCAAACATCTCGTAGCAAAGGAGTGA
- a CDS encoding 4Fe-4S binding protein, translating into MGTKIKIEFDEMNVQESVTYILSTEYGLKPNVLKAEIKEDSSGIMILTLEGDQSKVDEAIEGLKKKGFIVSGLERHILRDKARCFSCGACISLCPTKSFAFDPETW; encoded by the coding sequence ATGGGAACGAAGATCAAGATAGAGTTCGACGAAATGAACGTCCAGGAGTCCGTCACATACATACTGTCGACGGAATACGGCCTCAAACCCAACGTCCTGAAGGCTGAGATCAAGGAAGACAGCAGCGGTATAATGATCCTCACGCTGGAGGGGGACCAGTCCAAGGTGGATGAGGCCATAGAGGGCCTCAAGAAGAAGGGATTCATAGTCAGCGGCCTGGAGAGGCACATCCTCCGCGACAAAGCCAGATGCTTCAGCTGCGGGGCATGCATATCGCTCTGCCCCACGAAATCGTTCGCGTTCGATCCGGAGACCTGGTAG
- a CDS encoding Holliday junction resolvase, with protein MAAPGDVYERELKSLLVGDEKAISKTIKTCSAMEKAGYILMRTEPFLVIRAAGSLGVDLVALRWDFSFPIEVKSSADSTLHFSRSQRLTEQADRMLSDCESSHLVPIYAYRLKGIHGDPWRVFTIPTDHEFKGRHAILYRRMPKIDVSAEGNYIMRWDEGMKLSDLILYLGMSDYSSE; from the coding sequence ATGGCTGCGCCCGGCGACGTCTACGAAAGAGAGCTCAAATCGCTTCTTGTCGGCGATGAGAAGGCCATATCGAAGACGATCAAGACCTGCAGCGCCATGGAGAAAGCCGGCTACATTCTCATGCGGACCGAGCCGTTCCTCGTCATCAGGGCGGCAGGCTCTTTGGGCGTGGATCTGGTAGCCCTCAGATGGGATTTCTCGTTCCCGATAGAGGTCAAGAGCTCCGCGGATTCGACGCTGCATTTCAGCAGAAGCCAGCGGCTGACGGAGCAAGCCGATAGGATGCTTTCGGATTGCGAGAGCTCCCATCTGGTGCCGATCTACGCCTACAGGCTGAAAGGCATCCACGGCGATCCTTGGAGGGTCTTCACCATCCCTACTGACCACGAATTCAAAGGCCGCCATGCGATACTGTACCGCAGGATGCCGAAGATAGACGTTTCCGCCGAGGGAAACTACATCATGCGCTGGGACGAGGGCATGAAACTGTCCGATCTCATCCTTTATCTTGGCATGTCCGATTATTCATCGGAATGA
- the gpmA gene encoding 2,3-diphosphoglycerate-dependent phosphoglycerate mutase has protein sequence MKLVLLRHGQSEWNKLNLFTGWTDVDLSEQGREEAKDAGKLMKGAGLDFDVCYTSYLKRAIHTLNIALEQMDREWLPVIKTWKLNERHYGALQGLNKSETAQKYGEEQVKLWRRSYDVCPPALEESDERNAANQAQYRRVDRSDVPLTESLEITVRRVKPYFENEIKPRMLKGDRVLIAAHGNSLRALVMMLEGLSPKEIVGVNIPTGVPLVYELSRDMEVIGKAYLGDQEAVLSKMDAVKNQGRR, from the coding sequence ATGAAGTTGGTGCTTCTGCGCCATGGACAGAGCGAATGGAACAAGCTCAACCTGTTTACCGGATGGACCGACGTGGACCTGTCCGAACAGGGGCGCGAAGAAGCCAAGGACGCAGGGAAACTGATGAAGGGGGCCGGCCTGGATTTTGACGTATGCTACACTTCCTACCTCAAACGCGCCATACATACCTTGAATATCGCTCTCGAGCAGATGGACAGGGAATGGCTTCCTGTGATCAAGACTTGGAAGCTAAATGAGCGCCATTATGGGGCTCTTCAGGGCCTGAACAAATCCGAGACTGCCCAGAAATACGGCGAGGAGCAGGTTAAGCTCTGGAGGAGATCGTACGACGTGTGCCCTCCGGCTCTGGAAGAGAGCGATGAGAGGAACGCGGCGAATCAGGCCCAATACAGAAGGGTGGACAGATCCGATGTCCCGCTTACCGAGAGTCTGGAGATAACGGTCAGGCGCGTCAAGCCTTATTTCGAGAATGAGATAAAGCCGCGCATGCTCAAAGGCGACAGGGTTCTCATAGCGGCGCACGGGAATTCCCTCAGAGCCTTGGTCATGATGCTGGAGGGGCTTTCGCCCAAAGAGATCGTGGGCGTCAACATACCCACCGGGGTACCGCTGGTGTACGAGCTGTCGAGGGACATGGAAGTCATCGGCAAGGCTTACCTCGGGGACCAAGAAGCCGTGCTCTCAAAGATGGATGCCGTAAAGAACCAAGGCAGAAGGTGA
- a CDS encoding 4Fe-4S binding protein, with amino-acid sequence MDIDTCIACGSCVTGCPVKALRLNI; translated from the coding sequence CTGGACATCGACACATGCATCGCCTGCGGGTCCTGCGTGACCGGATGCCCGGTGAAGGCGCTCAGGTTGAACATATGA
- a CDS encoding 2-amino-3,7-dideoxy-D-threo-hept-6-ulosonate synthase, protein MFGKKIRIESIIDRNSGNAVVVPLDHGISIGPVPGIIDLRKTVNDVAEGGATAVLMHKGMVPQGHRTSGNDVGLILHLSASTDIGVNSNSKVLVATMEDGLKLGADAVSIHVNVGAETEPRMLEDFGRVSSECMEWGMPLVAMVYPRGPSIPNSYDPKAVAHSVRVAAELGADVIKCSYTGDIDSFSRVVEGSMVPVLIAGGPKMDSDMDILNMVHDSLEAGGHGVSIGRNVFQHRDVRGMMSAISDMVLHGATVKEAAEHLR, encoded by the coding sequence ATGTTCGGAAAGAAAATCAGAATCGAGAGTATAATCGACAGGAACAGCGGGAACGCAGTGGTGGTGCCACTTGACCACGGGATCAGCATCGGACCCGTGCCCGGGATTATTGATCTGAGAAAGACTGTCAACGATGTCGCTGAGGGCGGAGCGACCGCAGTGCTTATGCATAAGGGGATGGTCCCTCAGGGCCACAGAACATCCGGGAACGATGTGGGCCTTATTCTCCATCTGTCCGCCTCTACCGACATAGGCGTCAATTCGAACAGCAAAGTGCTGGTCGCCACCATGGAAGACGGCCTCAAACTCGGCGCGGATGCCGTTTCCATACACGTCAACGTCGGTGCCGAGACGGAACCCAGGATGCTGGAGGACTTCGGCAGGGTATCCAGCGAATGCATGGAGTGGGGCATGCCCCTCGTTGCGATGGTATACCCTCGCGGGCCTTCCATCCCCAATTCCTACGATCCCAAGGCTGTAGCGCACTCTGTGAGGGTTGCCGCGGAGCTGGGAGCCGACGTCATCAAATGCAGCTACACCGGAGACATAGATTCTTTCTCCAGGGTCGTGGAAGGCTCGATGGTGCCCGTCCTCATCGCCGGCGGCCCCAAGATGGATTCGGACATGGACATCCTCAACATGGTCCACGATTCTCTGGAAGCGGGCGGCCATGGCGTCTCCATCGGGAGGAACGTATTCCAGCACAGGGACGTCAGAGGCATGATGTCTGCCATCTCGGATATGGTGCTGCATGGCGCCACCGTCAAAGAGGCCGCAGAACATCTCAGATGA
- the aspS gene encoding aspartate--tRNA(Asn) ligase: MAAIKDSNSIAVDDGTATVRGWVQDIRNMGGISFLTLRDRHGTIQITMPKKKIDPELFGLLTKLPRETAIAVTGEVKASNQTALGLEIIPTSAEVYSEAGVPLPMGVIDKVNVEMDTRLNNRFMDLRKPEVRAIFELKSMMVGLIEEAVRENGFVQVYTPKISAAGAEGGAELFQVQYFDRPAYLAQSPQLYKQILMSTGLDRIFEIAPAFRAERSNTNRHVTEFISFDGEMSWIENEEEVMSMIESIIDHVLRGLKEKGKKQLEILGKEISIPQRPYPILTYSECLKIVNDGGLNLKEGDDLGTEGEKIVGDAMAAKGIDLYFIAEYPEEAKPFYIMEKDGTPYSFSFDLDYRGQEISSGGQREHRYDKLVARMEKKGLNPEDFSFYLDAFKYGMPPHGGWGIGIERLLVKMLDLPNIREAILFPRDPSRLSP; the protein is encoded by the coding sequence ATGGCAGCCATAAAAGATTCCAACAGCATCGCAGTGGATGACGGCACAGCGACCGTCCGCGGATGGGTGCAGGACATCAGAAACATGGGCGGCATCTCATTTCTGACCTTGCGCGACAGGCATGGGACGATACAGATAACCATGCCCAAGAAGAAGATCGATCCGGAGCTTTTCGGGCTTCTCACCAAGCTCCCCAGAGAGACGGCGATAGCGGTAACCGGAGAGGTGAAAGCCAGCAATCAGACCGCTTTGGGGCTGGAAATAATCCCCACTTCGGCGGAAGTGTACAGCGAAGCCGGCGTGCCGCTTCCGATGGGGGTCATCGACAAGGTCAATGTGGAGATGGACACCCGCCTGAACAACAGGTTCATGGACCTCAGGAAGCCCGAGGTCAGAGCTATATTCGAGCTCAAATCCATGATGGTCGGGCTCATAGAAGAGGCTGTGAGAGAGAACGGGTTCGTCCAGGTCTACACCCCGAAGATCTCTGCCGCCGGAGCCGAGGGCGGGGCGGAGCTGTTCCAGGTCCAATATTTCGACAGGCCGGCGTATCTGGCCCAGTCCCCGCAGCTTTACAAGCAGATACTTATGAGCACCGGCCTCGACCGCATCTTCGAGATAGCCCCGGCCTTCCGCGCCGAGCGCTCGAATACGAACCGCCACGTCACAGAGTTCATTTCGTTCGACGGGGAGATGTCCTGGATTGAGAACGAGGAAGAGGTCATGTCCATGATCGAGAGCATAATCGACCATGTCCTGCGCGGCCTCAAAGAGAAGGGGAAGAAGCAGCTGGAGATCCTCGGAAAAGAGATATCCATCCCCCAGCGCCCGTATCCGATCCTCACCTATTCCGAGTGCCTGAAGATAGTCAACGACGGCGGCCTCAATCTGAAAGAGGGCGACGACCTGGGCACCGAAGGGGAGAAGATCGTCGGAGACGCCATGGCCGCCAAAGGCATCGACCTGTATTTCATCGCCGAGTATCCGGAGGAGGCCAAGCCATTCTACATCATGGAGAAAGATGGCACCCCGTATTCCTTCTCGTTCGACCTGGATTACCGCGGACAGGAGATCTCCTCGGGAGGCCAGAGGGAGCACAGATACGACAAACTCGTCGCCAGGATGGAGAAGAAAGGCCTCAACCCAGAGGATTTCTCGTTCTATCTCGACGCATTCAAATACGGAATGCCCCCGCACGGCGGATGGGGAATCGGAATCGAGAGGCTGCTGGTGAAGATGCTCGATCTGCCAAATATCAGAGAGGCAATCCTGTTCCCCAGAGACCCAAGCAGGCTTTCCCCCTGA
- a CDS encoding UPF0280 family protein: protein MRAEFRCEETILTLVSDERSIRIGELAAMEARGWIEDKIRSDPFFGITYEPYPESDGDPELIRRMCRASSLAGVGPMAGVAGAVAEYAARKMAESGAEEAIVENGGDIALYSPGKKVPIGIYADDSVFRDVAYLVDSDRMTGICSSSATIGPSVSLGSSDLCTVFSDDVILADCCATALGNLVVSSETESLSSAAERIGSIEGVRGCVAVCGKKVAFYGDIPEMVPARFDAKRGLWQ, encoded by the coding sequence ATGAGGGCCGAGTTTCGGTGCGAGGAGACCATCCTGACTTTGGTTTCGGACGAGAGGTCGATACGCATCGGCGAGCTGGCGGCGATGGAGGCCAGGGGATGGATCGAAGACAAGATCCGTTCCGACCCTTTCTTCGGCATAACATATGAGCCGTATCCGGAATCGGACGGCGACCCCGAGCTGATCCGCAGGATGTGCCGCGCTTCCTCTTTGGCGGGCGTGGGGCCGATGGCCGGCGTGGCGGGCGCGGTAGCCGAATATGCGGCCAGGAAGATGGCAGAATCCGGGGCCGAAGAGGCCATAGTGGAGAACGGCGGGGATATAGCGCTGTATTCCCCCGGAAAGAAGGTGCCAATAGGTATATACGCGGATGACAGCGTATTCAGGGACGTGGCGTATCTGGTGGATTCGGATCGCATGACTGGGATATGCTCCTCCTCCGCGACGATAGGGCCGTCGGTGTCGCTCGGATCCAGCGACCTTTGCACCGTGTTTTCGGATGACGTAATTCTGGCGGATTGCTGCGCCACAGCCCTCGGCAATCTGGTCGTAAGCTCCGAGACGGAATCTTTATCATCCGCCGCCGAGAGAATCGGCTCGATAGAAGGGGTCAGGGGCTGCGTCGCGGTCTGCGGGAAGAAGGTCGCATTTTACGGCGATATACCTGAGATGGTCCCCGCCCGGTTCGACGCCAAGCGGGGGCTCTGGCAGTAA